A single genomic interval of uncultured Desulfobulbus sp. harbors:
- the lipB gene encoding lipoyl(octanoyl) transferase LipB, with product MQSLQNALWLELPRQDYQHMIRVQDRLQQKRQRDEIPDVVILLEHTPCITIGSGGGYQNLLVAPDSLKNNGISVHNTSRGGNITYHGPGQLVCYPILALTGEHRDLHAYARRMEEVMIQTVHQFGIQAGRKAKYPGAWVNDAKIGAMGIAVRKWTTMHGISLNVCPDLRHFSFIVPCGIANHRVTSMEQILRKPIDMSAVRHEMRRQFSQIFQMSLQSAHLEELIEEDACETA from the coding sequence ATGCAATCCCTTCAAAATGCTCTTTGGCTGGAATTACCCCGCCAAGACTATCAACACATGATACGGGTGCAGGACAGGCTGCAGCAAAAAAGGCAACGGGATGAAATTCCCGATGTGGTCATCCTGCTCGAACACACCCCCTGCATAACCATTGGCAGCGGTGGCGGTTATCAAAACTTACTGGTCGCTCCGGATTCGTTAAAAAACAACGGAATTTCGGTACACAACACCTCAAGGGGAGGAAATATCACCTATCACGGACCAGGGCAGTTGGTCTGTTATCCCATCCTCGCCCTGACCGGCGAACATCGTGACCTCCATGCTTATGCTCGCAGAATGGAAGAAGTCATGATTCAAACGGTGCATCAATTCGGTATTCAGGCGGGACGAAAGGCAAAATATCCCGGAGCCTGGGTCAATGATGCCAAAATCGGGGCCATGGGCATCGCCGTTCGCAAATGGACCACCATGCATGGCATCTCCCTCAACGTATGCCCTGATCTGCGACATTTCAGCTTCATCGTTCCCTGTGGAATCGCCAACCATCGGGTCACCTCGATGGAGCAGATCCTACGAAAACCCATTGACATGAGCGCTGTTCGCCATGAAATGCGTCGACAATTCAGCCAAATTTTCCAGATGTCGCTCCAATCAGCGCATTTGGAAGAACTCATCGAGGAGGACGCCTGTGAAACGGCCTGA
- a CDS encoding PAS domain S-box protein yields MIKILAPQQPLLHRVVCASLLCLVLLFCSPCAPLLHAHPQTAVAAPLATPALAAPQPKRVLILNSYHSGMRFSDEEVRGIREHLPRETQFSLEYMDSKRVQGETYINLLANLFAKKFKNTRFDTILSLDDDALRFLLKFNKELFPDTPIVFCGVNALTPGMLDNTSHINGILEIIDPEAGIDFALRLMPQTKHIAVITDPTTTGTANRATLQQLSRSGRFNQQFIFLDPSGEGLELDQLLESIAHLPPHTILYHSDFFVDKFGNTINIEALIPQLSKSAPCPIFVHNDVYMGLGVLGGKVNSGYDQGAAAAELTKRIWAKKNSSPIPQVTEIRNRVMIDDQQSRRWNISKKSIVNAAGVPEEEIRFFNQPEDFWRGRGKYVSAGLGFIALEGLLIAWLFRLLLRQKTLQTEARQAVRRFRALFDLAPFACVVNDQDGRYLMVNRAFTLETGISAEMALGNTSQEAGVLMEKEAVRTIKQVLHDKGSISGLEITISLRPNRVLHVLQASTLIDWDGKPVILTATADITRIRQAELALRESEERYRELVQSAAVIILKCDAQGIITFVNDYSLEFFGYQADELLGKSLEETIVPSCDSHGQDLHPLVSAAYRETAPLFENINENKTKNGELVWVHWKNRVIHDQQGQITEIFSFGTDITKRKQAEEEREKLRGQLQQAQKLESVGRLAGGVAHDFNNMLGVIIGHTEMVLNALGPDHKLAHNLEQVLDAANRSADLTKQLLAFARKQPIAPKVLELNQTISVLLAMIRRLIGENIELVWQPGDALWAVRLDPTQVTQVLANLCINARDALGNHGKIIIATANITFDQDIAVLHPGSSPREYVQITFSDNGCGMDQLTQERAFEPFFTTKDIGQGTGLGLAMVSGIVSQNSGFINLYSEPGRGTTFRLHIPRYGGTKPQDRQNEDRIGSYRGQGTILLVEDEQALLDMTASMLEHLGYTVKAAANAEEALQIAQQTDNAIDLLITDVVMPGRNGKDLAHRLQQLQPKIRCLFISGYSANLVSHDKDPFLEKPFTRTTLGAKIQELLSAPRT; encoded by the coding sequence ATGATCAAAATTCTGGCACCTCAGCAGCCTCTCCTCCACCGCGTTGTTTGTGCGTCCTTGCTGTGTCTCGTTCTGCTCTTCTGTTCTCCTTGTGCGCCCCTGCTCCACGCCCACCCCCAAACGGCAGTTGCGGCGCCTCTTGCAACCCCTGCTCTGGCTGCTCCCCAGCCCAAACGGGTCCTTATTCTCAACTCCTACCATTCCGGAATGCGATTTTCCGATGAGGAGGTGCGAGGCATTCGTGAACATTTGCCCCGGGAAACGCAATTTTCTCTTGAATACATGGACAGTAAGAGAGTGCAGGGCGAGACCTATATCAACCTTTTGGCCAATCTTTTTGCCAAAAAGTTCAAAAATACCCGTTTTGATACCATCCTTTCCCTTGATGATGATGCCCTACGTTTCCTCCTCAAGTTCAACAAAGAGCTCTTTCCCGATACACCCATTGTTTTCTGCGGGGTCAATGCCCTGACGCCCGGAATGCTCGACAACACCTCTCACATCAACGGCATTCTTGAGATCATCGATCCCGAGGCAGGTATAGACTTTGCTTTGCGCCTCATGCCGCAAACAAAACACATCGCCGTTATCACCGACCCGACGACCACAGGTACGGCCAACAGGGCAACACTGCAACAACTCTCCCGTTCCGGCCGCTTTAACCAGCAGTTTATTTTTCTCGACCCGAGCGGAGAGGGGCTTGAGTTAGATCAACTGCTTGAATCAATAGCACATCTCCCGCCCCACACCATTCTTTATCATTCGGATTTTTTTGTCGACAAGTTTGGTAACACCATCAATATCGAAGCCCTGATACCGCAACTTTCAAAATCCGCCCCCTGCCCAATCTTTGTCCATAATGACGTCTATATGGGGCTCGGTGTTTTAGGGGGGAAAGTGAACAGCGGCTATGACCAGGGAGCAGCTGCTGCAGAATTGACCAAACGTATTTGGGCAAAGAAAAATTCATCCCCCATTCCCCAGGTGACGGAGATCCGTAACCGGGTGATGATCGACGATCAACAGAGCCGCCGGTGGAATATCTCGAAGAAGAGCATCGTCAATGCTGCCGGGGTGCCTGAGGAAGAGATCCGTTTTTTCAATCAACCAGAGGATTTCTGGCGAGGTCGCGGCAAATACGTTTCCGCAGGTCTTGGTTTCATCGCTCTTGAAGGCCTGTTGATCGCCTGGCTGTTTCGGCTGCTCTTACGGCAAAAAACACTGCAGACCGAGGCCCGCCAGGCGGTGAGAAGATTCCGTGCACTTTTTGATTTGGCCCCCTTTGCCTGCGTGGTCAACGATCAAGACGGACGCTATCTCATGGTCAACAGGGCCTTCACCCTCGAAACCGGTATTTCCGCCGAAATGGCGCTTGGCAATACCAGCCAGGAAGCCGGCGTGCTCATGGAGAAGGAGGCTGTGCGCACCATCAAGCAGGTACTGCACGACAAGGGATCTATCTCCGGGTTGGAAATTACCATCTCCCTGCGGCCCAACAGGGTCTTGCACGTGCTCCAAGCCAGTACCCTGATCGATTGGGACGGTAAACCCGTTATCTTAACGGCGACTGCGGATATCACCCGCATCCGCCAGGCAGAGTTGGCGCTTCGTGAAAGTGAGGAACGCTACCGGGAACTGGTGCAAAGCGCGGCGGTTATCATATTGAAATGCGACGCCCAGGGCATCATTACCTTTGTTAACGATTACTCCCTGGAGTTTTTTGGTTATCAAGCGGACGAGTTGCTCGGTAAAAGTCTGGAGGAGACCATAGTTCCCTCCTGTGATTCACACGGACAGGACCTCCATCCCCTCGTCTCAGCCGCATACAGGGAAACAGCGCCCCTTTTTGAAAATATCAACGAGAACAAAACCAAAAACGGCGAGTTGGTTTGGGTCCACTGGAAAAACAGGGTGATTCACGACCAGCAGGGGCAGATCACGGAAATCTTTTCCTTTGGCACGGATATTACCAAACGCAAACAGGCTGAGGAGGAGCGGGAAAAACTCCGTGGACAACTGCAGCAAGCGCAAAAACTGGAATCAGTCGGCCGGCTTGCCGGTGGGGTGGCCCACGATTTCAACAATATGCTCGGAGTGATTATCGGTCATACGGAGATGGTGCTCAACGCCTTGGGACCGGACCACAAATTGGCTCATAACCTGGAACAGGTTCTCGATGCAGCCAATCGTTCTGCGGACTTGACCAAACAGTTACTCGCCTTTGCCCGCAAGCAGCCCATTGCCCCCAAGGTGTTGGAGCTCAATCAGACGATCTCGGTTCTGCTGGCGATGATCCGTCGTCTCATCGGCGAAAATATCGAACTCGTCTGGCAGCCGGGCGATGCACTGTGGGCTGTTCGTCTCGATCCCACCCAGGTCACCCAGGTTCTGGCCAACCTCTGCATCAATGCCAGAGATGCCCTTGGCAATCATGGAAAGATCATCATTGCAACCGCCAATATCACCTTTGACCAAGATATTGCGGTCCTGCATCCGGGCTCTTCACCGAGAGAATACGTCCAGATCACTTTCAGTGACAACGGCTGCGGCATGGACCAGCTGACCCAGGAACGAGCCTTTGAACCGTTTTTCACCACCAAGGATATCGGCCAGGGAACTGGACTGGGTCTCGCCATGGTCAGCGGCATTGTCAGCCAAAACAGCGGGTTTATCAACCTCTACAGCGAGCCCGGCCGAGGCACGACCTTTCGCCTCCATATTCCCCGTTATGGAGGAACAAAACCCCAGGACAGACAAAACGAAGATCGGATAGGTTCCTACCGGGGACAAGGGACAATTCTCCTGGTCGAAGACGAGCAGGCCCTGCTCGACATGACGGCCTCCATGCTGGAACATTTGGGCTATACGGTAAAAGCGGCGGCCAATGCCGAGGAAGCCTTGCAAATTGCCCAGCAGACCGACAACGCTATTGATTTGTTGATCACCGACGTGGTCATGCCGGGGAGGAACGGCAAGGACCTGGCCCATCGGCTGCAGCAGCTGCAGCCGAAGATCCGCTGCCTTTTCATCTCCGGTTACAGTGCCAACCTGGTTTCCCACGACAAGGACCCTTTTCTCGAAAAACCGTTCACGCGCACAACACTGGGCGCCAAAATTCAGGAACTCCTTTCCGCCCCCCGAACCTGA
- the corA gene encoding magnesium/cobalt transporter CorA, whose product MAHSLTLPSEKAGLPPGTLVHVGPSPAQSGRITLTRYNVDRCEDIEIQNLEEVLAHRGEGQRLWIQCEGLDLVEMVAALGSQLAVHPLVLEDILNIHQRPKFEEYDSCLFIVIKTLRNGQDLNVLHEQVSLLLFADMVFTFREQADLLFDGVKQRLNAPTGRIRSLGTDYLAYAILDLVVDNYFVLTDTLEDTIENIELELLAKPQTHIFSTIQTLKRELVFIRKSITPVREVLLSIQRSESPLLQPRTLPYFRDVFDHSLRVIDILDTYRDLINGMLDIYLTSVSNRMNEIMKVMTVFATIFIPLTFLVGVYGMNFDYMPELHWKWAYFVLWGLFFCIPAGLLTLFKKRGWL is encoded by the coding sequence ATGGCACATTCATTGACTCTGCCCTCGGAAAAAGCCGGATTGCCGCCGGGGACCTTAGTCCACGTCGGCCCTTCGCCGGCACAATCTGGGCGGATCACCCTGACGCGCTACAATGTTGACCGATGCGAGGATATCGAGATTCAAAACCTGGAAGAGGTTCTGGCTCATCGCGGGGAGGGGCAACGGCTGTGGATCCAATGTGAAGGGCTCGACCTGGTGGAAATGGTTGCTGCACTCGGCAGCCAACTTGCAGTGCATCCGCTTGTTCTCGAGGACATTCTCAATATCCACCAGCGTCCAAAATTTGAGGAATACGACAGCTGCCTCTTCATTGTGATCAAAACCCTGCGCAACGGTCAAGACTTGAATGTCCTCCACGAGCAGGTCAGTCTCCTGCTCTTTGCGGACATGGTCTTCACCTTCCGCGAACAGGCGGATCTCCTCTTTGATGGGGTCAAACAGCGCCTCAATGCGCCCACAGGCCGTATTCGCAGCCTTGGCACCGACTACCTCGCCTATGCCATTCTCGATTTGGTGGTGGACAACTATTTTGTCCTCACCGACACGCTCGAGGATACCATTGAAAATATCGAGCTGGAGTTGTTAGCCAAACCACAAACCCACATTTTTTCCACCATTCAGACCCTCAAACGGGAACTGGTTTTTATCCGCAAGTCCATAACCCCGGTCCGCGAGGTCCTGCTCTCCATTCAACGCAGCGAATCCCCCCTATTGCAACCACGGACCCTGCCCTACTTCCGCGACGTGTTCGACCACAGTCTTCGCGTCATCGATATTTTGGATACGTATCGTGACCTTATTAATGGTATGCTTGATATTTATCTCACCAGCGTTTCCAACCGGATGAATGAGATCATGAAGGTGATGACCGTGTTCGCCACCATCTTCATCCCCCTGACTTTTTTGGTCGGGGTCTATGGAATGAATTTCGATTACATGCCCGAACTGCACTGGAAATGGGCTTACTTCGTGCTTTGGGGCTTGTTTTTTTGTATTCCAGCGGGATTGTTGACCCTCTTTAAAAAGAGGGGCTGGCTGTAA
- the mobB gene encoding molybdopterin-guanine dinucleotide biosynthesis protein B, translated as MPPIISFVGWHDSGKTTLCRQVVLHLKEKGYLVAVIKSTKETGIVIDQPGTDTALYKQSGVDAIALMAPDQLIIQRKPIQAELIDFAQTLFPDMDIIVAEGFKGARNVAKIEVRRDPQAPWIHQQVSGVEALASDHPHGNLRHFTLDQGQAIADYIEAKFLLSSKKRG; from the coding sequence ATGCCCCCGATTATCAGTTTTGTAGGATGGCACGATTCCGGGAAAACCACCCTTTGCAGACAGGTCGTTCTCCATCTCAAGGAGAAGGGCTATTTGGTGGCCGTGATAAAATCCACCAAGGAAACGGGTATTGTCATCGACCAACCCGGGACGGATACAGCGCTGTACAAACAATCAGGTGTTGATGCCATTGCTCTGATGGCCCCTGATCAGCTGATCATTCAACGAAAACCGATTCAGGCCGAACTCATCGATTTCGCCCAGACATTGTTCCCTGATATGGACATTATCGTTGCTGAAGGATTCAAAGGCGCAAGAAATGTCGCCAAAATAGAAGTTCGGCGCGATCCGCAGGCCCCTTGGATTCATCAACAGGTGAGCGGGGTAGAGGCACTTGCAAGCGACCATCCCCATGGCAACCTCCGTCACTTCACTCTGGACCAGGGGCAGGCGATCGCTGATTATATTGAGGCCAAATTTCTTTTGTCTTCAAAGAAAAGGGGGTGA
- a CDS encoding AsmA family protein, with protein MKNGIVIKVGVVLAVLVALLTVGAIVTVKSIDTNQIKEVLAAQVKKSTGRVLAINGPVEIQLGLVPRVVVSDVSLSNPPGSTRPEMVTLKRFEMEIAIVPLLKKQVMVNRLILTQPDLVVETDPKGSGNLDFTAPEVVKEEAKPAGGETVASGSSLSIAFNELKIDQGKFTLYDRATKKTEQINIDSLSFVPDKKDPALLDLRLVTTVRGQKIELGGTLGGVDTVLAGKPWPLQLKALVPGATLEAQGTVADLQAAQGINIHLSAQGKELADVVRLAGEQAPKLPDSIGPFFLAADLSESGNQFFLKNIILKFGKKELVEIEAQGAISDLAGKISPDLKLQVESTDPAALAPLAGADIPLKGPFALATQVKGTGNTWSLSGLNMTANKSDLAGNAQVQLGKRPVITGQLKATTINLADFTVKTSSKGQDQDGAAGKKAGAKNDGRLFSDALLPHSVPKAVDVDVKLQVGTLILDPQQLSNLQVSLSLKNGVLAVAPFHFGLAGGTFDGKVQLDGSAKTPTLTMLVDGKGFELGKLQEKGALSGGKSDLKVDLKGNGHSVRTLMASLNGETVLSVGRGRLANKAVNWAAGDLLFQVLGSINPFAKSEDYTQMSCAAVRFVINNGIATANNGIAMRTDKVDVIGSGTVNLRNERLDLGIKPHARGGVGLSLSTPLAGLVRVNGTLAKPSIGLDATGSLKTAASIGAGVATGGLSTLGEALVGKVVADSDPCQAALGKASPSKTAVPQKKSGQKSSPEKLLQGIFGK; from the coding sequence ATGAAAAATGGAATCGTGATCAAAGTTGGCGTGGTGCTTGCGGTACTCGTCGCGCTCTTGACGGTTGGCGCGATAGTGACCGTGAAATCAATCGATACCAATCAGATCAAGGAGGTTTTGGCCGCCCAAGTTAAGAAGAGCACCGGCCGGGTTCTGGCGATCAACGGGCCGGTGGAAATCCAACTCGGGCTGGTCCCCAGGGTGGTGGTCAGCGACGTCAGCCTCTCCAACCCTCCGGGGTCTACACGGCCGGAAATGGTAACACTCAAGCGATTTGAGATGGAGATCGCCATTGTCCCTTTGCTTAAAAAACAGGTGATGGTGAATCGTTTGATCCTCACCCAACCGGACCTTGTTGTTGAAACCGATCCCAAAGGATCTGGGAATTTGGATTTTACCGCTCCTGAGGTGGTCAAAGAAGAGGCAAAGCCTGCTGGTGGGGAAACGGTTGCCAGTGGGAGCAGTCTGAGTATCGCCTTTAACGAATTGAAGATCGACCAGGGAAAATTTACCTTGTATGACCGCGCGACGAAGAAGACTGAGCAGATTAATATTGATTCGCTCAGTTTCGTGCCGGATAAAAAAGATCCCGCCCTGCTGGATCTGCGCCTTGTGACCACGGTTCGCGGTCAGAAGATCGAGCTTGGCGGCACCCTCGGCGGCGTTGATACGGTCCTTGCCGGAAAACCATGGCCCCTTCAGCTCAAAGCCCTTGTTCCAGGGGCAACTCTTGAGGCGCAGGGAACGGTTGCCGATTTGCAGGCCGCACAAGGCATCAATATCCACCTCTCGGCCCAGGGCAAGGAGCTGGCAGATGTCGTTCGATTGGCCGGGGAGCAGGCTCCCAAGTTGCCTGATTCGATCGGACCGTTTTTCCTTGCCGCCGATCTCAGTGAGAGCGGCAATCAGTTCTTTTTGAAGAATATCATCCTGAAATTTGGCAAAAAAGAGCTGGTCGAGATTGAGGCGCAGGGGGCGATATCGGATCTCGCCGGCAAGATCAGCCCTGATCTGAAACTGCAGGTCGAAAGCACCGATCCGGCTGCACTGGCTCCACTTGCCGGGGCAGATATTCCGCTCAAGGGGCCGTTCGCTCTCGCCACGCAGGTTAAAGGCACCGGTAACACCTGGAGTCTTTCCGGGTTGAACATGACTGCCAACAAGAGTGATCTTGCAGGAAATGCGCAGGTGCAGCTCGGTAAACGACCGGTGATAACCGGGCAGTTGAAGGCAACCACGATAAACCTTGCTGATTTTACGGTAAAGACCTCATCAAAAGGCCAAGACCAAGATGGGGCTGCAGGCAAAAAAGCCGGGGCCAAAAACGACGGCCGTCTCTTCTCCGATGCACTGTTGCCGCATTCCGTACCCAAGGCGGTCGATGTCGATGTGAAACTGCAGGTGGGCACACTGATTCTTGACCCACAACAGCTCAGTAATCTCCAGGTGTCGCTGAGTCTGAAAAACGGAGTGCTCGCCGTGGCACCATTCCATTTCGGTCTGGCGGGCGGTACCTTTGACGGAAAGGTTCAGCTGGACGGTTCCGCAAAAACACCGACTCTAACGATGCTGGTCGACGGGAAGGGCTTTGAGCTGGGGAAACTGCAGGAAAAAGGGGCACTTTCCGGAGGTAAAAGCGATCTCAAGGTCGATCTGAAGGGGAACGGTCACTCCGTTCGAACCCTCATGGCCTCGCTCAACGGTGAAACGGTGTTAAGCGTGGGCAGAGGGCGCCTGGCCAACAAGGCCGTCAACTGGGCCGCTGGAGATTTGCTCTTCCAGGTCCTGGGCAGCATCAATCCTTTTGCCAAAAGTGAAGACTACACCCAAATGAGCTGTGCTGCGGTCCGATTTGTCATCAACAATGGCATAGCCACCGCAAATAATGGCATTGCCATGCGCACCGACAAGGTAGACGTCATTGGTTCTGGCACCGTGAATCTGCGCAACGAACGACTTGATTTGGGGATAAAGCCCCATGCCCGGGGTGGGGTCGGGCTGTCCCTTTCAACGCCGCTGGCCGGACTGGTCCGGGTAAACGGCACCCTGGCCAAGCCCTCCATTGGGCTGGATGCCACCGGGTCCCTCAAGACAGCAGCGTCCATTGGCGCCGGTGTGGCTACAGGCGGGCTTTCAACCTTGGGTGAGGCCCTGGTGGGGAAGGTCGTTGCCGACAGTGATCCCTGTCAGGCCGCCTTGGGCAAGGCGAGTCCCAGCAAAACCGCGGTGCCACAGAAAAAGTCGGGGCAGAAGTCGTCTCCGGAAAAGCTGCTGCAGGGTATTTTCGGTAAATGA
- a CDS encoding tetratricopeptide repeat protein, translating into MSRSRGATSYVLILLLSLNLWLNACPVQAQPEVSPEATLIIRLKALAYRAYYGVNEPVNLERALQLYRQAAERGDAEAQYIYGGMLYQGQGTDVDKRGAFKWLMQAAEGGKTTPESLAIIGTMYLRGLTVPQNFLEAKKWLSRAAAGNNMAAQTDLAYMYFHGLGGELDYAKALSLYEKAAFQGEPLAQANTGLMYATGTGTNIDRAKGYAWYSLAASRGNTTAAIQRNDLMADMSWEELNQAQAISLDLYRRVENIKKPKPIVPDKPPQR; encoded by the coding sequence ATGAGCAGGTCCCGCGGCGCAACGAGTTATGTATTGATATTGCTTCTGTCGCTCAACCTCTGGCTGAATGCCTGTCCCGTGCAGGCCCAGCCCGAGGTGTCGCCCGAGGCAACACTGATCATCCGGCTCAAAGCTCTGGCATACCGGGCCTATTATGGGGTCAATGAGCCGGTCAACCTGGAACGGGCCCTGCAGCTCTACCGACAGGCGGCGGAACGGGGGGATGCGGAGGCACAGTACATCTATGGAGGCATGCTCTACCAGGGGCAAGGGACGGATGTCGACAAACGGGGCGCATTCAAATGGTTGATGCAGGCGGCCGAAGGAGGAAAAACAACGCCCGAGTCACTGGCTATCATCGGCACGATGTATCTGCGGGGCCTCACCGTACCGCAAAACTTCCTTGAAGCGAAAAAGTGGCTCAGTCGGGCAGCTGCCGGCAACAATATGGCGGCGCAGACCGACCTTGCCTACATGTATTTTCATGGTCTCGGAGGCGAGCTTGACTATGCCAAGGCTCTCTCTCTCTACGAAAAGGCTGCGTTCCAGGGAGAGCCTCTGGCCCAGGCCAACACCGGTCTGATGTATGCCACAGGGACGGGCACCAATATCGATCGTGCCAAGGGATATGCCTGGTACTCGCTTGCCGCCAGCCGGGGAAACACCACTGCTGCAATTCAGCGCAATGATCTCATGGCGGATATGTCCTGGGAAGAGCTCAATCAGGCCCAGGCCATCTCACTTGACCTCTACCGACGGGTGGAAAATATCAAGAAGCCCAAACCCATTGTCCCGGATAAGCCCCCTCAGCGGTAG
- the dusB gene encoding tRNA dihydrouridine synthase DusB, with translation MEHRQIFYPPLAIGTAELPSSLLLAPLAGYTDLPFRLLCKENGAALCYSEMISCHGLLYEQKNTFELLETVPEERPFAVQLFGSEPEFMGRAAAMVSRMPVDIIDINMGCPVRKVIKKGCGSALMKDPERAAAIIRAVCANTSLPVTVKFRSGWTHETINAPEFAQMAEAAGARALTIHGRTWSQGFGGKADRAVIAAVKTAVSIPVIGNGDVLSYEDGLSMMEETGCDGVMVGRGALGNPWLFSPEGKPATLGGRMPVIERYLQLAEQFLPLDKVLFKVKNHTAKFLSGIIGASTLRHALYSCEDVHAIRALLSGQLRGHGN, from the coding sequence ATGGAGCATCGACAGATTTTTTATCCACCACTGGCCATCGGCACGGCTGAACTCCCCTCCTCTCTCCTCCTGGCCCCCCTTGCCGGTTATACCGACCTGCCCTTTCGACTTTTGTGCAAGGAAAACGGGGCGGCACTCTGTTATTCGGAAATGATCAGCTGCCATGGCCTGCTCTATGAACAAAAAAACACCTTCGAACTGCTGGAAACCGTCCCAGAAGAGCGCCCCTTTGCGGTCCAGCTTTTCGGCAGCGAGCCTGAATTCATGGGGCGGGCAGCGGCCATGGTTTCGCGGATGCCGGTTGATATCATCGATATCAATATGGGGTGTCCGGTACGCAAGGTCATTAAAAAGGGATGCGGGTCGGCACTGATGAAGGATCCGGAGAGGGCTGCAGCGATCATTCGCGCGGTGTGCGCCAACACCTCCTTGCCGGTAACGGTAAAATTCCGCAGTGGCTGGACTCATGAGACCATCAACGCCCCGGAATTTGCGCAAATGGCCGAGGCCGCCGGAGCGCGAGCTCTTACCATCCATGGACGGACCTGGTCACAGGGATTTGGCGGTAAGGCCGATCGGGCAGTCATCGCGGCGGTCAAGACTGCGGTTTCCATACCGGTCATCGGTAACGGCGATGTCCTCTCCTACGAAGACGGTCTCTCGATGATGGAGGAGACCGGTTGTGATGGCGTGATGGTCGGTCGTGGTGCCTTGGGCAACCCCTGGCTGTTCAGCCCCGAGGGAAAACCGGCAACGCTCGGTGGACGCATGCCGGTGATTGAACGATATTTACAGTTGGCCGAACAGTTTCTTCCCCTTGACAAGGTGTTGTTCAAGGTCAAAAACCATACCGCCAAATTTCTCAGCGGCATCATCGGCGCCTCCACCTTGCGCCACGCCCTGTACAGCTGTGAAGATGTCCATGCGATCAGGGCACTTCTTTCAGGTCAGCTTCGAGGACACGGTAACTGA
- the lptE gene encoding LPS assembly lipoprotein LptE, whose translation MTRKHTVSIGLMLACLLFLGSCGYYFPHVYEGPHRVVYMPSWKNRTSKLNLDMKIYQSLARWFQKAPNVDLSKEKSGADYALSGEILAIDLPTVSWNTNADATVTKVKLYVRYSLKDLKSGKILWEENNKLYTADYSVQVANTAADNEALTKIIADMSEIIYLGTLKQIRKQTIH comes from the coding sequence ATGACAAGAAAACACACCGTGTCAATCGGCCTCATGCTCGCCTGTTTGCTGTTTCTGGGCAGCTGCGGCTACTATTTTCCCCATGTCTATGAGGGCCCGCATCGGGTCGTGTATATGCCATCGTGGAAAAACCGGACCAGCAAGCTGAACCTGGATATGAAAATTTATCAGTCACTTGCCCGTTGGTTTCAAAAGGCCCCAAACGTAGACCTGAGCAAAGAAAAATCCGGTGCAGACTATGCCCTCTCCGGTGAAATTCTTGCCATTGACTTGCCCACGGTTTCCTGGAACACCAATGCGGATGCAACCGTGACCAAGGTGAAGCTCTATGTCCGTTACTCCCTCAAGGATCTCAAGAGCGGTAAAATTCTCTGGGAAGAGAACAACAAACTGTATACCGCCGATTATTCGGTTCAGGTTGCCAACACCGCTGCTGATAACGAGGCCTTAACAAAAATTATTGCGGATATGTCGGAAATCATCTATCTCGGCACCTTGAAGCAGATCCGCAAACAGACGATCCACTGA